A region of Deltaproteobacteria bacterium DNA encodes the following proteins:
- a CDS encoding response regulator yields the protein MGRRILIVEDNPQNRLLVKDVLEFHGYEIMEAENGQAGIEMAKKYRPDLILMDLQMPVMDGFTAGKIIRGDPDTKEIKMIAVTSFAMLGDKERIMEAGFDHYIAKPINTRALPVLIKEILK from the coding sequence ATGGGGCGACGCATCTTAATAGTAGAGGATAATCCTCAAAACCGCTTGCTTGTAAAGGACGTCCTGGAGTTTCATGGGTATGAGATTATGGAGGCGGAAAATGGTCAGGCGGGCATCGAAATGGCGAAGAAATACAGGCCTGATCTGATCCTCATGGACCTCCAGATGCCCGTCATGGACGGCTTCACTGCCGGAAAAATCATCCGGGGCGACCCGGATACGAAAGAAATCAAGATGATCGCCGTGACCTCCTTCGCCATGTTAGGAGACAAGGAGCGCATCATGGAAGCCGGTTTTGATCATTATATTGCCAAACCCATCAATACCCGGGCGCTTCCGGTTCTGATCAAGGAGATCCTGAAGTAA